TGAATCACTGCTTTGTGGCATCGGTGGCGGTGGCGCTCTTCGAATCGACAGCGGCTTTAGCCGGAGCGGTCTTTTTCGCGGGTGCCTTTTTGGCTGGAGCCTTGGCGGCCGCTTTCTTGGCCGGTGCCTTTTTCTTCGACGAGGCAGCGGTTTTTTTCGCAGCCGGTTCCGGGGTCACAGGCTTGGCCACTGGCTTGACGTCTTGCGCGACGACTTTGGTTACCGGTGCCGGAGCCGGCATATTGTACTTGCTCAGCAGCGCGGCCATGGTGTCTTGCGGCGTCAACAACAGCTCGACGCGACGGTTCAAGGCGCGACCTTCAGCACTGTCGTTGGCGGCGCGCGGTGCGTCACCGCCCATGCCGCGCAACATCAGGCGATCACGCTGCAGACCGCTGAGACGGAAGATCGCTGCCACCGCCTGGGCGCGTTCCTGGCTCAGTTTCACGTTGGCCGGTGCGGCACCCGACGTATCACTGTGGCCGAGTACCAGCACGGCAGTCTTTGGATCGGCTTCGAGGATTTTCGCGACACGGGTGAACGGAGCGAGGGTCACCGGCAGCAGCATGGCCGGGCGGTCCGGGTTGAACGAGCCTTCCACCGGAGCCGTGACGACCAGCACATTTTCACGGCGCTCGAGTTGCAGGTTGCTGCCCTTGACCGCCTCGCGCAGGCGCGGCTCATAGTCGTCAAGCCAGGCTTGGGTGATTTTCGGATCGGGCATCGGCACGGCTGCTTTGGCAGTGCTGGTGCTCTGCTCCTTACCGCCGAACGGCCACCACCATTTGCCTCCGGCATCGGCTTCAGCCTTGGCGACGGGTACTGCGGCAGCTGGTTTCAGGGGTGCCGGGGACGGGGACGGGGCGGGTTCTTTAGTCGCGACCTTGTCGGATGAACCGAACGGCCACCAACTGCTGCCACCTGCGGCATCATTTTGTGGGGTTTGTGCACAACCGGTGATAGCGAAGCACAGGGCCAGGGCGAGGGTTTTATTGGACGACATTGGGTATCCACAAAATGAGGTAATGAAAAGTCAGCCGGGGCGCCCCCGGCTAAACAGACGCTTTGAAACCACAAAGGCTTTCGGGTTCCAGCCCTGGCCCCCTTAAGCGTGATTTACAGACAAGTGGCCAGTACTCGCACAAGCTTTTGCGCTCGTGGATCCATCAAGACGTACGGCCCCAGCGTATTTGTCACAAAACCGAAGGCCACATCATGTTCCGGATCAGCAAAACCGATGGAGCCGCCAGCACCCGGGTGACCGAACGCCCGTGGGCCGAGGCCGTAGGTGGCGTTGGGTACGTCCGGTTGATCGAGCATGCAACCCAGACCGAAGCGGGTCTGGGTCAATAAAGTCTTGTCTTCGCCAACGCTGTGTTCGCGGGTCAGCTCGTCGAGCATTTCGCTTTCCAGCAGGCTGCCATCGAGCAGTCCGGCGTAGAAACCGGCCAGGCTGCGGGCGTTGCCGTGGCCATTGGCGGCCGGCTGCTGCATGCGCCGCCATTCCGGCTTGTTGGTGCTGGTCATGATCGACGGCGGGTTGGTGAAGGCCCGGGTGGTCATGGCCGTCGGTTCGCGCATGGTCACCTGCAGCAAGCGCTGGGCCGCGACATCGCCGACGTTGCCCTTGCTGCGGGCGATGTGCGCCACGCGATGGAACTCTGAATCGGCCAGGCCGACGTGGAAATCCAGCCCCAAGGGCTTGGCAACCCGCGCCACGATGGACTCGCCCGGCCCACGACCGTCGGCGCGCCGCAGCAATTCACCGACCAGCCAGCCATAGGTTATTGCCGCATAACCGTGACCTTGGCCCGGCGTCCACCAGGGTGCTTCGGCGGCCAAAGCATTGACCATGGTCTGCCAGTCGTAAAGTGCCTCAGGAGGCAGCAACTCGCGCAAGGCCGGCAGACCCGCCTGATGGCAGAGCAAGTGGCGCAGCGTCACGGATTCTTTACCGGCGGCGGCAAATTCGGGCCAGTAGCGGGCGACCGGGGCATCGAGTTGCAGCTTGCCTTCAGCCACCAATTGCAGCGCCGTCACGGCGGTGAAGGTTTTGGTGCAGGAGAACAGGTTGGCGATGGTATCGCTGTGCCAAGCCTCATGGCCGTCCTTGTCGGCGGTACCGGCCCAAAGGTCGAGGACGGTTTCACCACCGATCCGGATGCACAACGCCGCGCCGCGTTCCTGAGGATCGTCGAACAGCGCTGCAAACGCTTCACGCACCGCTTCGAACTTAAGCTCGTAATGACCCTGAATCTGCACCCGCAACTCTCCCGGATAAACGCTCTACAAAGTGGCCCGCATTGTTCCAGCCCTTGAGGGATTTGGGAACAGGATCGGGTCGGATGGTCGCCCGGTTATGGAAATGCCGCAGACATCAACGATGCGATCCCCGTGACGAGGGGGGCTTGCCCTCGTTCGACTGCGAAGCGGTCGCAAAAACCTGTATTTGCGGTGCATCTGTAGGCATGGGGGCCGCTTCGCGGCCCAACGGGGGCAAGCCCCCTCGCCACAGGTGTATCAGGAATCAATGGCCATTGCCCGAATGCCCACCCGCATGCCCTGCGCCCTTGCCCGGGCCTTTGCCTGCCTCGCCCTTCCTGCCACCCTCGACATCGTGACTGGCTTTATCCGCCTCAGCGCTGGCCTTCTCCGCCTCTTTGCCAAGCTGATCGATGATCTGCACATTGCTTTTACGCACACTGTCGACAAAGCCCTGGAACGGCAAATCAGTAATGCCCACCAGACCGAAGTGCCCGTTCTCGCCATCCAGCAGACGACCGGTCACCGGCTGGTCGAGGTACTGGAACCAGTGCACCCCGACAATCGACGGTTCGCTCATTGCCTGTTTGAGGAAGTGAGCGTAAGCCGTGCCGCGGTCTTCCTCCTTCGCCAATTGCGTCACGCCACCCCAGAACGGGCCGCGATCTGCCGAGCCGAAGTTGAATTCGGTGATCAGCACCGGTTTGTCCAGATTGCGCAGTTTGGCGAAGTCGTAACCGTCCTGGGGTTGCAGGGTGTACATGTTGAAGCTCAACACGTCGCAGTATTGTGCACAGGACTCGACTGCCTCCGGGGAACTGACGGCAAAGCGACCACCCAGCAACAACTGGTTCGGCGCGTGCCATTTGAGCGAATCGGAAACGGTCTTGAAGTAGGTGTCGGCGAAGACCTTCTGGAAGTATTTGAAGTCGGCTTCGATTTCCGGGTGTTCGGCGCTCGGCTCCGGCGGCACGAAGCCTGGGTCTTCCATCAACTCCCAGGCAGGCAGATCAATGCCCCAGGCTTTCGACAACCCCGCCTGGTTGCGGTACTTGTCGCGCAGTTGCTTGAGGAAGGCGCGTTTGGCCGGCACGTCGGTGGTCATTTTCAAGGTGCCGTAGGCCAGCGCATAGCGGGCCTTCGGGTCATCGCCGGGACCGGCCCAGGCCAGTTCGTTGTCGGCGAAGTAACCGATCAGCCACGGATCGTCGCGATGGTCGCGGGCGGCGATGGCCACGGCGCGTTCGGTGGCCATGGCGAAACGCGGATCGAACGGGTCAGGCATGCCGCCCCACCAATCGGTGCCAGTGCTGATGCTGGCGTAATCGCCGACGATCGATAGCGGCAAGGTGTACGGCACACGGTCAGCGTTACCCAACACCGGTGCGCTCCAGTTGCCGAGGGTGTTGAACCCCCAGGCTTGCAGGCGATCGAGGGTATGACTGGCCCAGCGTTGTTCGTCGACAGTTACTTTGCAGGGTTCGGCGGCCGCCTTTTCGACCGTCGCTTCAACAGCCCCGGTCTTGGCCGCCTCGGCAACACCGGCTCCAGACTCGGTAGGCGCAGGCGCGGCTGATTGCTCGGCGGCCTTTTCAGCCGTCGCCTCTACCGCCTCGGCCTTGGCTGCTTCGGCAACACCAGCCTTAATGTCTCCGCCCGGTGCGCAAGGTTTGCCGTACAGCCGCTGCAGGTTGGCGCCATAAAAATCGTACCAACGACCGGCGTTGTAGGCTCGGCCCTGATCAACACCGTTGCCGCCACGGTTATCGCCTTCGCCATAGTGACTGGCCAAGGGTTCGTCGGGTTTAGGCAGGGACTCGAACATCCACTCGCGCCCGGCGACGTAGGTCTGGTTGACGCTCGGGGTCACGGTGTTGACGCCGAGGGAATAGAACGGATGCCCTTCCGGAGTCACCAGGTACCAGCGGCCATCACGCTTTTCGGTGCGGAAAAAGCCGCTGGCCTTGAACTCTGGGCCTTTGTTCAAGCCGCCGAACTTGTCCAGAGGCGCCTTCTCGCGCTCCGCCAGCCAGGTTTTCAGTTGTTGCTGCTCTTTGCCAGCGGCGGATTTCAGTTGTTCGTCGCTGCTGATCTTCTCCGGCCATTTGGCCCGGGTCGATTGACCGTAAGCGTCCACCAGGCCGCCATAAGCGGCTTTGGTCACGGCCTCGCCGTCCTGCACGCCGAAGCGCTCGAGCAGAATGCTTTGGGCGACTTTCGGCTGATCCATCGACAAGGTCACCGACACCACCTGGCTACGGTCCAGCTCACCGGTACTGCTGGCCAGCAATACACGCTGCCCTTCGAAATTGATCGGCATCGGCGGGCCGGCTTTCATGCCCTGGCTCAGCGGTGAACTCGGCTGCAGCGGTACCAGTAAGGTCTGCGCCGGGCCGGCCGGCAGATCGACACGGCTGACC
The Pseudomonas sp. GR 6-02 genome window above contains:
- a CDS encoding OmpA family protein, which codes for MSSNKTLALALCFAITGCAQTPQNDAAGGSSWWPFGSSDKVATKEPAPSPSPAPLKPAAAVPVAKAEADAGGKWWWPFGGKEQSTSTAKAAVPMPDPKITQAWLDDYEPRLREAVKGSNLQLERRENVLVVTAPVEGSFNPDRPAMLLPVTLAPFTRVAKILEADPKTAVLVLGHSDTSGAAPANVKLSQERAQAVAAIFRLSGLQRDRLMLRGMGGDAPRAANDSAEGRALNRRVELLLTPQDTMAALLSKYNMPAPAPVTKVVAQDVKPVAKPVTPEPAAKKTAASSKKKAPAKKAAAKAPAKKAPAKKTAPAKAAVDSKSATATDATKQ
- a CDS encoding serine hydrolase domain-containing protein, with amino-acid sequence MQIQGHYELKFEAVREAFAALFDDPQERGAALCIRIGGETVLDLWAGTADKDGHEAWHSDTIANLFSCTKTFTAVTALQLVAEGKLQLDAPVARYWPEFAAAGKESVTLRHLLCHQAGLPALRELLPPEALYDWQTMVNALAAEAPWWTPGQGHGYAAITYGWLVGELLRRADGRGPGESIVARVAKPLGLDFHVGLADSEFHRVAHIARSKGNVGDVAAQRLLQVTMREPTAMTTRAFTNPPSIMTSTNKPEWRRMQQPAANGHGNARSLAGFYAGLLDGSLLESEMLDELTREHSVGEDKTLLTQTRFGLGCMLDQPDVPNATYGLGPRAFGHPGAGGSIGFADPEHDVAFGFVTNTLGPYVLMDPRAQKLVRVLATCL
- a CDS encoding beta-galactosidase is translated as MIRRSLPAVFALMFAAPLLAAPAGQQTLFNFVRPADVVQVATQDASLPQSNAEQTAEGEVLRRVTFNPAAQPTLRLTPQTGAWDWSQSGVMSLRIQSAMNWAVTLYVKIQSNDGKTLVSRVDLPAGPAQTLLVPLQPSSPLSQGMKAGPPMPINFEGQRVLLASSTGELDRSQVVSVTLSMDQPKVAQSILLERFGVQDGEAVTKAAYGGLVDAYGQSTRAKWPEKISSDEQLKSAAGKEQQQLKTWLAEREKAPLDKFGGLNKGPEFKASGFFRTEKRDGRWYLVTPEGHPFYSLGVNTVTPSVNQTYVAGREWMFESLPKPDEPLASHYGEGDNRGGNGVDQGRAYNAGRWYDFYGANLQRLYGKPCAPGGDIKAGVAEAAKAEAVEATAEKAAEQSAAPAPTESGAGVAEAAKTGAVEATVEKAAAEPCKVTVDEQRWASHTLDRLQAWGFNTLGNWSAPVLGNADRVPYTLPLSIVGDYASISTGTDWWGGMPDPFDPRFAMATERAVAIAARDHRDDPWLIGYFADNELAWAGPGDDPKARYALAYGTLKMTTDVPAKRAFLKQLRDKYRNQAGLSKAWGIDLPAWELMEDPGFVPPEPSAEHPEIEADFKYFQKVFADTYFKTVSDSLKWHAPNQLLLGGRFAVSSPEAVESCAQYCDVLSFNMYTLQPQDGYDFAKLRNLDKPVLITEFNFGSADRGPFWGGVTQLAKEEDRGTAYAHFLKQAMSEPSIVGVHWFQYLDQPVTGRLLDGENGHFGLVGITDLPFQGFVDSVRKSNVQIIDQLGKEAEKASAEADKASHDVEGGRKGEAGKGPGKGAGHAGGHSGNGH